A window from Nitrospira sp. ND1 encodes these proteins:
- a CDS encoding serine/threonine-protein kinase, which translates to MTTSWGWIGPYLIVIILAIMVGPLLATLPLFTHTFLQPLRMNAAQAVRLIADGICLLMIWLTAARARQDLHDNGKGQTFFRAILFPSALLLIVLVATRAYEAHGVPVLGTPKQPLYNWLITGGLIGAAIWLTFAWVRHADALTQAFAGRPRRRPVEEEDEPADTAGEARATADTITPNPTRAGGTVIVRNGTAVPDTLGRYQVVRELGRGAMGVVYLGKDPTIQRHVAIKTMRLDDIDNEDELKAFRDRFFREAESTGRLSHPNIVTVYDAGEQEGLAYIAMEYLEGTLLSCYCQKSTLLPAKQALQIVATVADALDYAHSQGVIHRDVKPPNIMILKQRLVKVMDFGIAKMASGSKTQTSMILGTPRYMSPEQATGKDVDGRSDVFSLGIVLFELLTGERPFDAENMPALVTRIAKAPHAPLLKYRRDLPTRVQAILDRALQKEIPNRYRHASDMAQDLRDVFQVMPR; encoded by the coding sequence ATGACCACATCCTGGGGCTGGATCGGCCCGTATTTGATCGTCATTATCCTTGCGATTATGGTCGGGCCGTTACTGGCCACCCTTCCGCTGTTCACACACACGTTCCTCCAACCGTTACGCATGAACGCCGCGCAGGCCGTGCGATTGATCGCCGACGGGATCTGCCTGTTGATGATCTGGCTCACCGCGGCCAGGGCCAGGCAGGACCTGCACGACAACGGCAAGGGCCAAACCTTTTTCCGTGCGATTCTGTTTCCCTCCGCGCTCCTCCTGATCGTCCTCGTGGCCACTCGCGCGTATGAGGCGCATGGCGTTCCGGTGCTCGGGACTCCCAAGCAACCGCTCTATAACTGGCTGATCACCGGCGGCCTGATCGGCGCGGCCATCTGGCTGACGTTCGCCTGGGTTCGTCATGCCGACGCGCTGACCCAGGCCTTCGCCGGTCGTCCACGCCGTCGTCCGGTTGAGGAGGAAGACGAACCGGCAGACACGGCCGGCGAGGCCCGCGCGACCGCCGACACGATCACTCCCAACCCAACCCGTGCAGGCGGCACCGTGATCGTCCGCAATGGGACCGCCGTTCCGGACACGCTGGGCCGCTATCAGGTCGTCAGGGAACTCGGTCGTGGCGCCATGGGCGTCGTCTACCTGGGCAAAGACCCGACGATCCAACGCCACGTCGCCATCAAAACCATGCGGCTCGACGACATCGATAACGAAGACGAGCTCAAAGCATTCCGGGACCGCTTCTTTCGCGAAGCCGAATCGACCGGACGCCTCTCACACCCCAATATCGTCACGGTCTATGACGCCGGCGAGCAGGAGGGTCTCGCCTATATCGCGATGGAGTACCTCGAGGGCACCTTGCTCAGCTGCTATTGCCAGAAATCCACCCTCCTTCCGGCCAAGCAGGCCTTGCAGATCGTGGCAACGGTCGCCGATGCCCTGGACTATGCACACAGCCAGGGCGTGATCCATCGCGACGTGAAACCCCCGAACATCATGATTCTGAAACAACGCCTCGTGAAGGTAATGGATTTCGGCATCGCCAAGATGGCCAGCGGCTCGAAAACCCAGACCAGCATGATTCTGGGCACGCCGCGGTACATGTCGCCGGAGCAGGCGACGGGAAAAGATGTGGACGGCCGGTCCGATGTATTTTCCCTGGGCATCGTGCTCTTCGAGCTGTTGACCGGCGAACGTCCGTTCGACGCGGAAAACATGCCGGCGCTCGTCACGCGCATCGCCAAAGCTCCGCATGCCCCGCTGCTCAAATACCGCCGCGATCTTCCCACACGGGTCCAGGCCATCCTCGATCGCGCACTCCAGAAAGAAATCCCGAACCGATACCGACACGCCAGCGATATGGCGCAGGACCTCCGTGACGTCTTCCAAGTGATGCCGAGATAG
- a CDS encoding Stp1/IreP family PP2C-type Ser/Thr phosphatase — MHSLHITHGATSDVGLTRAHNEDRFHADPSAGLFVVCDGMGGHRAGEVASSRVIDIIPRHLAEAEADPSLPLIGAVRPEFSSATNRLASAVRLANHKVHQEAARHVEYAGMGTTVVAAWLVGPILSIAHVGDSRLYLIRGNALQLLTTDHSLVQEQVQSGLLTAHDATRASYKHVLTRAVGVHPLVEVELGELPVLNGDMFLLCSDGLTAGVSADTILRVVQESSDPQTVSDRLIALSNAAGGTDNTTVIVAMLRHRKPGMWHRMCSQLFAAPTTEPS; from the coding sequence ATGCACTCCTTGCACATCACACATGGAGCGACCTCGGACGTCGGTTTGACCCGCGCGCACAACGAAGACCGCTTTCATGCCGATCCCTCCGCCGGTCTGTTCGTGGTCTGTGACGGAATGGGCGGCCACCGCGCAGGAGAAGTCGCCAGCAGCCGCGTCATCGACATCATTCCCCGCCACCTGGCGGAGGCCGAGGCCGACCCGTCTCTCCCCCTGATCGGCGCGGTACGACCGGAGTTCTCCTCAGCCACCAACCGGTTGGCGAGCGCCGTCCGGTTGGCCAATCACAAGGTGCATCAGGAGGCGGCGCGTCATGTCGAATACGCCGGCATGGGCACTACGGTCGTGGCGGCCTGGCTGGTCGGGCCGATCCTCTCGATCGCCCACGTGGGCGACAGTCGGCTCTATTTGATCCGCGGCAATGCGCTGCAACTCCTGACGACAGACCATTCTCTGGTGCAGGAGCAGGTGCAGTCCGGACTACTGACCGCCCATGACGCGACGCGCGCGTCGTACAAGCATGTGTTGACCCGCGCCGTCGGCGTACATCCTCTGGTGGAGGTCGAGCTGGGAGAACTCCCCGTGTTGAACGGCGATATGTTCCTCCTGTGCTCCGACGGCCTGACCGCCGGCGTGTCGGCCGACACGATCCTCCGCGTCGTGCAGGAATCTTCCGATCCGCAGACCGTCTCAGACCGTCTCATCGCCCTGTCGAATGCCGCCGGGGGGACCGACAATACGACCGTCATCGTGGCGATGCTCAGGCACCGCAAGCCGGGCATGTGGCATCGCATGTGCTCACAGTTGTTCGCCGCACCGACCACCGAACCATCCTAA
- a CDS encoding FHA domain-containing protein, whose protein sequence is MSQHHPASPTLLVKAPQGGTRELEVSRTPFTIGRKHDNDLCLEDLAVSAHHARIVQVQQVLFLEDLTSTNGTFVNEQKIDRRQLRDADSIRLGTHRLIFREAHPIAAETAGTGEVLITDDTMVVSRPMGGERPPAEQNIGVVEILSGKSGQSQYHLTKHVSLIGAQDDAVITLTGWFAPKTAAVISRRGEGYVVSQTESGKRILVNGRHIQGEHVLRNGDVVEVAGLTMRFLLRDPKGSLVAR, encoded by the coding sequence ATGTCCCAGCACCACCCAGCATCACCTACGCTCCTCGTGAAGGCGCCGCAGGGCGGCACACGAGAACTCGAGGTCTCGCGCACGCCCTTCACGATCGGACGGAAGCACGACAACGATCTCTGCCTGGAAGACCTCGCCGTCTCCGCCCACCATGCGCGGATCGTCCAGGTGCAGCAAGTCCTGTTTCTCGAAGATCTGACCAGCACCAACGGCACTTTCGTGAACGAGCAGAAAATCGACCGGCGACAACTGCGCGACGCAGACAGCATTCGTCTCGGCACGCACCGGTTGATTTTTCGGGAAGCACACCCGATCGCAGCGGAAACGGCCGGCACCGGCGAGGTCCTGATTACCGACGACACGATGGTGGTGTCGCGTCCGATGGGCGGCGAGCGCCCGCCGGCGGAGCAGAACATCGGCGTGGTGGAAATTCTCTCGGGAAAGAGCGGGCAATCACAGTATCACCTGACGAAACACGTGTCGCTGATCGGCGCACAGGACGACGCCGTCATCACATTGACCGGGTGGTTTGCGCCGAAAACGGCCGCGGTGATCAGTCGGCGCGGCGAGGGATACGTGGTGAGCCAGACCGAGAGCGGGAAACGTATCCTCGTGAACGGCCGTCACATTCAGGGGGAACACGTGCTTCGCAACGGAGATGTGGTGGAAGTGGCCGGTCTCACCATGCGATTTTTGCTGCGCGACCCGAAGGGGAGTCTCGTCGCGCGCTAG
- a CDS encoding cysteine rich repeat-containing protein produces the protein MAGPSRLGSIAIVTVLSCVVLGAVWSLVLYTLPQNDLASEPTPVSFPPQPATPASPAHTGVPAPPTPEPVSQPVVVREPAPVVQTEAQEHPPVEPVRAPFGRELKCDLEIEALCPEEEGERRACLLRKTAQLSAPCRPMLRERLVRMKEAMQQLRTACEADRRQFCREVPLGGGALVQCLESHAQEVSDQCFQLLPKRGRLLN, from the coding sequence TTGGCTGGCCCATCCCGACTCGGTTCCATCGCGATTGTGACAGTACTCAGTTGTGTGGTGTTGGGCGCGGTCTGGAGCCTCGTGCTCTATACGCTGCCGCAGAACGACCTGGCCTCCGAACCGACACCGGTTTCCTTCCCGCCACAACCTGCGACACCTGCTTCTCCGGCACACACCGGTGTTCCCGCCCCGCCGACCCCGGAGCCGGTTTCGCAACCGGTGGTGGTGCGGGAGCCGGCCCCGGTCGTACAAACCGAAGCCCAGGAGCATCCTCCGGTTGAGCCCGTGCGTGCGCCGTTCGGGAGGGAGCTGAAATGCGATCTGGAAATTGAGGCGCTGTGCCCCGAGGAGGAAGGGGAGCGGCGCGCCTGTCTGCTACGCAAGACGGCACAACTCTCCGCCCCATGCCGGCCGATGCTGCGGGAACGGCTCGTGCGAATGAAAGAGGCGATGCAACAGCTGCGTACAGCCTGTGAGGCGGACCGAAGGCAGTTCTGTCGGGAGGTGCCTCTAGGCGGCGGGGCCTTGGTGCAGTGTCTGGAATCTCATGCCCAGGAAGTCTCGGACCAGTGTTTTCAACTCCTGCCGAAACGGGGTCGTTTGCTCAACTAG
- a CDS encoding secondary thiamine-phosphate synthase enzyme YjbQ: MKSYREELWFETKTRRAYVNITPQVDAVVQKSGVREGMVLVNAMHITASVYINDDEAGLLRDYDDFLERLAPHEATYRHNDTGEDNGDAHIKRQLMGREVVVAITDGKLDFGPWEQIFYGEFDGRRRKRVLVKVIGE; encoded by the coding sequence ATGAAGTCCTATCGAGAAGAACTCTGGTTTGAAACGAAAACCAGGCGCGCGTATGTGAATATCACGCCGCAGGTCGATGCCGTGGTGCAAAAAAGCGGGGTGCGGGAGGGGATGGTGCTGGTGAATGCCATGCACATTACCGCCAGCGTGTATATCAACGATGACGAGGCAGGGCTGCTGCGCGACTATGACGATTTTCTTGAGCGTCTCGCGCCGCACGAGGCGACGTACCGCCACAACGACACCGGTGAAGACAACGGCGATGCGCACATCAAGCGGCAGCTCATGGGGCGGGAGGTGGTGGTCGCCATTACGGATGGGAAGCTGGACTTCGGGCCGTGGGAACAAATATTTTACGGAGAGTTCGATGGGCGGCGGCGTAAGCGTGTGCTGGTCAAAGTCATCGGAGAATGA
- a CDS encoding SH3 domain-containing protein — protein MVSSTGIPAMRSEWTNWHLLFASQPEPDLEFTEEDLDESMPPPAPPMNSPKRSGKKPLLWILLLLLVGGVGYVAMDPDGAMQLVEPYLGGGAEPAQPVIQKPPVKAQAPKQAPTVAPPVVADNSTPAPADVPAASSAIPAPAIPAPAMPALQPAASAPKPAAPTVRVAGPLYAEGQRVTVIADPTRPKSPIPLFVDAVGTKTSTAVLAGATLTILDGDYQKRGWVYSVRAQDGRKGWVPERSLRLKR, from the coding sequence ATGGTTTCATCTACGGGCATTCCTGCCATGCGCAGCGAGTGGACGAACTGGCATCTCCTGTTCGCAAGTCAACCGGAGCCGGATCTGGAATTCACCGAGGAAGACCTGGATGAATCAATGCCGCCCCCGGCGCCACCGATGAACTCGCCGAAGCGATCCGGCAAAAAGCCGTTGCTCTGGATTCTGCTGCTTCTGCTGGTGGGAGGAGTCGGCTACGTCGCCATGGACCCGGATGGAGCCATGCAGCTGGTTGAACCCTATCTGGGTGGCGGCGCAGAGCCCGCTCAGCCCGTGATCCAGAAACCGCCGGTCAAAGCTCAAGCTCCGAAACAAGCACCGACGGTGGCACCACCCGTGGTGGCCGACAACAGCACCCCAGCTCCGGCTGATGTGCCTGCCGCATCGTCCGCCATACCGGCTCCCGCAATACCCGCACCTGCCATGCCGGCCCTCCAGCCCGCAGCTTCAGCCCCCAAGCCCGCGGCTCCGACCGTGCGCGTCGCCGGTCCGCTCTATGCGGAAGGCCAACGGGTGACGGTCATCGCCGATCCGACCAGACCCAAGTCCCCCATACCCCTCTTCGTTGACGCCGTAGGGACTAAAACCAGCACGGCAGTGCTGGCCGGCGCCACGCTCACGATCCTGGACGGCGATTACCAAAAGCGCGGCTGGGTCTACTCGGTTCGAGCTCAGGATGGCCGAAAAGGCTGGGTCCCTGAACGTAGCCTCAGGCTGAAACGCTAA
- a CDS encoding HAD family phosphatase — MSELRAIIFDFDGVIADTEPLHFAALRQVLAGIEISLTEAEYYTDYLGFDDRGCFLAALQSHRRQASPTLLGELMEHKAHAYLAAVKQHLAIFPGVRELVHEAAARYPLAIASGALRNEIELILEEAGLRKAFLHITSAEDVTRGKPAPDPFLHAMAGLNSQPNQPALFPNDCLVIEDSLPGIRAARAAGMKVLAVANTHTVQDLGEADAITHSLADTRLQDLQARLWGAAQGRP, encoded by the coding sequence ATGAGCGAACTACGCGCCATCATTTTTGATTTTGACGGAGTCATTGCCGACACCGAGCCCCTGCACTTTGCCGCCCTGCGACAGGTCCTGGCCGGCATTGAGATCTCCCTCACCGAAGCGGAGTACTATACCGACTACCTCGGGTTCGACGATCGCGGCTGCTTCCTGGCCGCCTTGCAGTCCCACCGGCGCCAGGCGTCTCCCACGCTCCTTGGCGAATTGATGGAGCACAAGGCCCACGCCTACCTGGCCGCCGTCAAACAACATCTGGCAATCTTCCCCGGCGTGCGCGAACTGGTTCATGAGGCCGCCGCTCGATATCCGCTCGCCATCGCCTCCGGCGCGCTGCGGAATGAAATCGAACTGATTCTGGAAGAGGCGGGTCTTCGTAAGGCATTTCTGCACATTACCAGCGCGGAAGACGTGACCCGTGGCAAGCCGGCGCCCGATCCCTTCCTCCACGCGATGGCCGGCTTGAACTCACAACCGAACCAACCCGCACTATTCCCGAACGACTGCCTGGTCATCGAAGATTCCCTGCCCGGCATCAGAGCCGCACGCGCCGCCGGCATGAAAGTGCTGGCTGTCGCCAATACCCACACGGTGCAGGATCTCGGAGAGGCCGATGCCATTACCCATTCGCTTGCAGACACCAGACTGCAGGACCTGCAGGCGCGCCTGTGGGGAGCGGCTCAAGGCCGCCCATGA
- a CDS encoding cobalamin-binding protein, which translates to MKICSLVPGATEVVAALGCQHNLIGISHECDFPPSLAQIPVMVRPRIESHHLSSAEIDQQVGALLAADVGLYELDETRFLAARPDLIIAQALCDVCAITPSQLERVVHALSPPPRMLTLSPGRLDDILLDIETIGTAIGREEAGTQLSAVLRSRLDTVRATVGAQATRPRVACIEWLAPLYTAGHWVPDMVAAAGGIDVLAQPGTASRKMDWDTLAASEPDVIVLMPCGFTVPRTKAELASMTAHPQWQHLPAVQRGDVYLVDALSYFSRPGPRLIDGVEQLAAILHPASYGRHLPASVERLEGQTTHSH; encoded by the coding sequence ATGAAAATTTGTTCGCTGGTGCCGGGTGCCACGGAAGTCGTCGCGGCCTTGGGGTGCCAACACAATCTGATCGGGATCAGCCATGAATGTGACTTTCCGCCGAGCCTCGCACAGATCCCGGTGATGGTGCGTCCGCGCATCGAGAGCCATCATCTCTCCAGCGCTGAGATCGACCAGCAGGTCGGCGCGCTGCTCGCCGCCGACGTAGGGCTCTATGAATTGGATGAGACACGGTTCTTGGCCGCACGACCGGACCTGATCATTGCCCAGGCGCTGTGTGATGTCTGCGCCATCACCCCGTCACAGTTGGAGCGGGTCGTTCATGCACTCTCGCCGCCGCCTCGCATGCTCACCCTCAGTCCCGGGCGACTTGATGACATCCTCCTGGATATTGAAACGATTGGAACAGCCATCGGGCGGGAAGAAGCCGGAACACAGTTGTCCGCGGTGCTCCGCAGCAGGCTCGACACCGTACGGGCCACCGTGGGCGCTCAGGCAACGCGCCCCAGAGTCGCCTGTATCGAATGGCTCGCGCCGCTCTACACTGCAGGCCACTGGGTTCCCGACATGGTGGCCGCTGCAGGGGGCATCGACGTCCTGGCGCAGCCCGGCACGGCCTCCCGAAAAATGGATTGGGACACACTCGCGGCCTCTGAACCGGACGTGATCGTCCTCATGCCCTGCGGATTTACCGTCCCGCGCACGAAAGCCGAACTCGCAAGCATGACGGCACATCCGCAGTGGCAACATCTTCCCGCCGTTCAGCGGGGAGACGTCTACCTCGTCGATGCGCTCTCATACTTCAGCCGCCCCGGCCCACGACTGATCGACGGCGTGGAACAACTCGCCGCCATTTTGCACCCAGCCTCTTACGGCCGCCACCTTCCCGCGTCCGTCGAACGACTTGAGGGACAGACGACGCACTCACACTGA
- the hpnD gene encoding presqualene diphosphate synthase HpnD, producing MMTPAEAQTYCTTLTKKSGSNFYYSFLFLPKARREAMYTVYAFCKEVDNAVDEPPSGSHPQEELARWRRELAAAYDGTPTFPVTVSLARHVRELSIPQAYFEELIKGVEMDLTTTRYATFDQLSLYCYRVASVVGLICLHVFGTTSPRAQDYAVNLGMAFQLTNILRDLGNDAECGRVYVPQEDLARFAYREEDLLHRRYKPEFTEFMRFEVGRAKEFYAKAARALDSLPRAERRALTVAEIMRGVYSRILHRIEQSGYRVLGDRVTLTPSHRLAVAAGVWLRSRLPSSTP from the coding sequence ATGATGACACCAGCTGAAGCCCAAACCTACTGCACGACCCTCACCAAAAAAAGCGGGAGCAATTTCTACTACTCCTTTTTGTTTCTTCCGAAAGCCCGCCGCGAAGCGATGTACACGGTCTACGCCTTCTGTAAGGAAGTGGACAACGCCGTGGACGAGCCGCCTTCCGGCAGTCATCCGCAGGAAGAATTGGCCCGCTGGCGGCGCGAGCTGGCCGCCGCCTACGACGGCACGCCGACGTTCCCCGTCACCGTCAGCCTTGCCCGGCACGTACGGGAGCTGTCCATTCCGCAGGCCTATTTCGAGGAACTCATCAAGGGCGTCGAGATGGACCTCACGACCACCCGGTACGCCACCTTCGACCAACTGTCTCTCTACTGTTATCGGGTGGCGTCGGTGGTGGGATTGATCTGCCTGCACGTGTTCGGCACCACCTCCCCGCGCGCCCAGGACTATGCCGTCAATCTCGGCATGGCCTTTCAATTGACCAATATTCTTCGCGACCTGGGCAACGATGCAGAATGCGGTCGCGTCTATGTGCCGCAAGAAGACCTCGCGCGTTTCGCCTACCGGGAGGAGGATCTCCTGCACCGGCGGTACAAACCGGAATTTACCGAGTTCATGCGGTTTGAAGTCGGCCGAGCAAAGGAATTTTACGCCAAGGCGGCGCGGGCGCTCGATTCGCTGCCACGCGCCGAACGCCGGGCCCTGACGGTGGCGGAAATCATGCGCGGTGTGTATAGCCGGATCTTGCACCGGATCGAGCAGTCCGGTTACCGCGTATTGGGAGATCGGGTCACGCTGACTCCGAGCCATCGCTTGGCCGTGGCAGCAGGCGTGTGGTTGCGCTCCCGTCTCCCCTCTTCGACTCCATGA
- a CDS encoding FAD-dependent oxidoreductase, producing MNRTVLILGGGIAGLTAALHLAADGHAVTVIEQADHLGGRLCHAPPPLLLEAHTATWSLLKTLGKDTATRRLRHTPLEFLQATGTRTQFLHLPLPSPLNTLLGTTLFQGLSMRDRWHLLSFLERTWEQDPPLPNDLDTRAADEWLASIGQSEHARHGVWNSLARLLLGAALPQVSAELFMRTLRRCFLTGARATKLIIPPHGLDSFLLTPLRAQLDRMGVRSRLNTTATQLHFTQDRVAHVELADRTRLTADWYVAALPHHRLTPLLPERVVTHYAYFQQISRLSESPLVIVRLHLAQPVEQTQLVLLERNRLHWMIRHADEERHEQAAVLWAVAVDEPGLLPQSKDDLVQLTLKDMERAFPGGPLPRLIESDIVRLPSAILTTKPGTQQCRPLSHSPFTNFLVAGAWTDTGWPASLESAILSGQRSAALVPADAS from the coding sequence ATGAACCGGACAGTGCTCATCCTCGGCGGCGGGATCGCCGGTCTGACGGCAGCCTTACACCTCGCCGCCGACGGCCATGCCGTCACCGTGATCGAGCAGGCCGACCACCTGGGAGGCCGCCTCTGTCACGCGCCTCCCCCGTTGCTCCTCGAAGCCCACACAGCCACCTGGTCCCTGCTCAAGACCCTCGGCAAAGACACCGCCACCAGGCGGCTTCGACATACGCCGCTTGAATTTCTTCAGGCGACGGGAACTCGCACCCAATTTCTGCACCTTCCCCTGCCGTCCCCGCTCAACACCCTCCTCGGAACCACCCTGTTCCAGGGTCTGTCGATGCGGGACCGCTGGCATCTCCTCTCCTTCCTTGAACGCACATGGGAACAGGATCCTCCGTTGCCGAACGATCTCGACACACGAGCGGCCGACGAATGGCTCGCGAGCATCGGCCAGTCGGAACATGCCCGGCACGGTGTCTGGAACAGCCTTGCCCGCTTGTTGCTGGGGGCGGCGCTTCCGCAGGTATCCGCAGAGCTTTTCATGCGCACACTGCGACGCTGCTTTTTGACCGGTGCCCGCGCCACGAAGTTAATCATCCCGCCTCACGGACTCGATTCATTCTTGCTCACGCCGCTTCGGGCGCAGCTTGACCGGATGGGAGTCCGGTCTCGGCTGAACACGACGGCGACGCAATTGCACTTCACCCAGGATCGTGTCGCCCATGTCGAACTGGCAGACCGCACCCGGCTCACCGCCGATTGGTATGTCGCCGCGCTGCCGCACCATCGACTCACGCCACTCTTGCCGGAACGAGTCGTGACGCACTATGCCTATTTCCAGCAAATCAGCCGCCTGAGCGAGTCTCCCCTGGTGATCGTTCGCCTGCACCTTGCGCAACCGGTCGAACAGACACAACTCGTCCTTTTGGAACGCAACCGGCTTCATTGGATGATCCGGCACGCAGACGAGGAACGGCACGAGCAGGCCGCTGTGTTGTGGGCCGTCGCAGTCGATGAGCCGGGCCTGTTGCCGCAATCGAAAGACGACCTCGTTCAACTGACCCTGAAAGACATGGAGAGAGCGTTCCCCGGCGGCCCGCTTCCCAGGCTCATCGAGTCGGATATCGTTCGTCTCCCGTCGGCCATCCTGACCACCAAACCGGGTACGCAACAGTGCCGACCGCTCTCACACAGTCCGTTTACCAATTTTCTCGTCGCCGGCGCCTGGACGGACACCGGCTGGCCGGCCAGTCTGGAGTCCGCAATTCTCAGCGGCCAACGCTCCGCCGCGCTCGTTCCCGCCGACGCATCATGA